Proteins found in one Arachis stenosperma cultivar V10309 chromosome 8, arast.V10309.gnm1.PFL2, whole genome shotgun sequence genomic segment:
- the LOC130945093 gene encoding ethylene-insensitive protein 2.2-like: MEAGRLNANHQRGFLDRSLPAVIPVLLISIGYVDPGKWVATVEGGARFGFDLMAFMLIFNLAAIFCQYISARIGIVTERDLAQICSNEYDTWTCMLLGVQAELSVIILDLNMILGVAQGLNLIFGWDLFTCVFLTATSAVFHLLLAVLLDIEKAKILGQYVAGFVLVLVVLGLLINRPENPLSVNGIQIKLSGEIAFVLMSLLGATLVPHNFYLHSSIVQWHQGPTNISKDALCHNHFWAILCVFSCLYLVNNAVMSTSANEFHSMGLVLLTFQDALSPMEQVLRSPVALSVLFLIVFLANQITALNWGFGGEVVVQSFLKLDIPGWLHYATIRVIAVLPALYCVWSSGAEGLYQLLIFTQVLVALQLPSSVIPLFRVATSRSIMDVHKMSQFEELLALIIFIGMLGLNIVFVVEMMFGSSDWVGDLRWNAGSGVSFSYLFLLTIAFASLSLMVWLAATPLRSASVQLDAQAWNLDVPEAVPNPFVDGEESNVAETRYHGDAGARLREPTPAPARTLDYTDVPVHSTLPETILEPDLHVTAVRESQSIASFPGSPKALTKELAYKPESEAVSMVTDDTSVFKLEDTETIKIESNAPVEEVGEDSTAERDDDDDGDSWENEDSSKVVSASPLSTTSDGPPSFRSFSGKSEEGGNSIGSLSRLAGLGRAARRQLAAILDEFWGQLYDFHGQATTEAREKKLDVLIAMGSDSRLTGSMQKIDSFGKDYPDYLASVGGSSSNSVLNPGPYDTSDQCRMQSSLESSYGIQRSSSMHANPMQLLDAYVQNSGRNILDSGERRYSSVSNLPSSGDSGERRYSSVRNLPLSSDSGERRYSSVRNLPSSEARDYQPATIHGYQAASYLSQVDKGRNLDNLNGPMELPQLKAASIANTNYRESVAYALAKKLHSNGLGVGQPPGFHNVAASRNSQLQSERTSYDYSSSGPAVNMAGSVNAKKYHSLPDISGYAIPHRAGYASTKNAPWDGSVGYGSSVGRASYELSLYSNSESRAGAPLAFDELSPSKVYREALSSSGFDTASLWSRQPFEQFGVADKTHNGGLEGIGTRPNNITQEGTAFVDIERKLLQSFRLCIVKLLKLEGSDWLFSQYDGVDEDLIDRVAAREKFVYEIESREMNPGNHVGEAHNFSSDGKSGSLMKNNEANSSTLLVSSVPNCGEGCIWRSELIISFGVWCIHRILNFSLMESRPELWGKYTYVLNRLQGIIDPAFSKPRSPLVPCFCLQVPASHQQKSSPPLSNGVMLPPTSKPGRGKCTTALTLLDLIKDVEMAISCRKGRTGTAAGDVAFPKGKENLASVLKRYKRRLSNKAVGTKEGTGLRKMPTSAPYNNL, translated from the exons ATGGAAGCAGGGAGATTGAATGCTAACCACCAGCGTGGCTTCCTTGATCGGTCGCTTCCTGCTGTTATACCCGTGCTTTTGATTTCAATAGGATATGTTGACCCTGGAAAGTGGGTGGCAACTGTTGAAGGTGGTGCACGTTTTGGGTTTGATCTGATGGCTTTTATGCTAATTTTCAATCTTGCTGCTATCTTCTGTCAGTATATATCTGCAAGGATTGGTATAGTCACCGAAAGAGATCTTGCTCAG ATTTGCAGCAACGAGTATGATACATGGACATGCATGCTTCTTGGGGTTCAAGCAGAGCTTTCAGTGATTATTCTAGACCTTAACATG ATCTTGGGAGTGGCACAAGGGTTAAATCTTATTTTTGGGTGGGATTTGTTCACTTGTGTTTTTCTAACTGCCACCAGTGCTGTGTTTCATCTACTTCTTGCTGTCCTCCTT GACATTGAGAAGGCCAAGATCCTAGGCCAATATGTAGCAGGCTTTGTCTTAGTTCTTGTTGTACTTGGATTACTTATCAACCGACCAGAAAATCCATTATCTGTGAATGGAATACAAATAAAGCTGAGCGGGGAGATTGCCTTTGTGCTAATGAGTCTTCTGGGAGCAACTCTTGTGCCTCACAACTTTTACCTTCATTCCTCAATTGTACAA tGGCATCAAGGACCAACAAACATTTCTAAGGATGCCTTATGTCATAACCATTTTTGGGCTATCTTATGTGTCTTCAGTTGTCTCTATTTGGTAAATAATGCTGTGATGAGCACCTCAGCAAATGAGTTCCACAGTATGGGCCTTGTTTTGCTTACTTTTCAGGATGCATTATCACCAATGGAACAG GTGTTGCGTAGCCCGGTAGCTCTGTCTGTTCTTTTTCTCATTGTGTTTCTTGCAAATCAAATAACAGCattaaattggggttttggtgGAGAAGTAGTTGTGCAAAGTTTCCTAAAATTGGATATTCCAGGTTGGCTTCATTATGCTACAATTAGAGTGATTGCTGTTCTGCCTGCACTTTATTGTGTTTGGAGTTCAGGAGCTGAAGGATTGTACCAGCTACTTATATTCACTCAGGTTTTGGTCGCTCTGCAACTTCCATCTTCTGTGATCCCCCTTTTCCGAGTTGCTACGTCTAGATCAATAATGGATGTACACAAGATGTCTCAGTTTGAGGAACTTTTGGCACTGATCATATTTATTGGTATGCTTGGCTTGAATATTGTCTTTGTTGTTGAAATGATGTTTGGCAGTAGTGATTGGGTGGGTGATTTGAGATGGAATGCAGGGAGTGGTGTGtctttttcatatttatttctTCTTACCATTGCTTTTGCATCATTAAGTTTGATGGTATGGTTGGCTGCCACTCCGTTAAGATCTGCCAGTGTCCAATTAGATGCTCAGGCATGGAACTTGGATGTACCAGAGGCTGTGCCAAATCCATTTGTCGACGGTGAGGAATCAAATGTTGCTGAAACAAGGTACCATGGAGATGCAGGTGCTCGGCTGAGGGAGCCAACCCCAGCTCCAGCAAGGACCTTGGACTACACAGATGTACCGGTTCATTCTACTTTACCTGAAACTATACTGGAGCCTGATCTCCATGTGACTGCTGTAAGGGAGAGTCAATCTATTGCTTCATTTCCCGGTTCTCCTAAAGCTCTTACTAAGGAGTTGGCTTACAAACCAGAGTCAGAAGCAGTATCAATGGTAACTGATGACACTTCTGTTTTTAAATTGGAAGATACTGAAACTATAAAAATAGAAAGTAATGCCCCAGTTGAGGAGGTTGGGGAAGATTCGACTGCTGAAagggatgatgatgatgatggagaCTCATGGGAAAATGAAGACTCATCCAAAGTGGTCTCCGCAAGTCCCCTATCTACAACATCAGATGGCCCTCCGTCATTCAGGAGTTTTAGTGGGAAGAGTGAAGAAGGTGGGAATAGCATTGGAAGTCTCTCAAGATTAGCAGGCTTAGGGCGTGCAGCAAGACGTCAGCTAGCTGCTATTCTTGATGAATTTTGGGGGCAACTTTATGATTTCCATGGGCAAGCAACCACAGAAGCAAGGGAAAAGAAGCTGGATGTTTTGATAGCAATGGGATCAGATTCAAGGCTCACTGGTTCCATGCAGAAAATAGATTCGTTTGGAAAGGACTATCCTGATTATTTAGCATCTGTTGGAGGTAGCAGTTCCAACAGTGTACTCAACCCAGGTCCATATGACACCTCCGATCAGTGTAGGATGCAAAGTAGCTTGGAGTCTTCATATGGTATTCAAAGGAGCTCTTCAATGCATGCGAATCCCATGCAATTACTAGATGCATATGTACAGAACTCTGGCCGCAATATCCTTGATTCTGGTGAGAGACGCTATTCCAGTGTGTCTAATTTGCCTTCATCTGGTGATTCTGGCGAGAGACGCTATTCCAGTGTGCGTAATTTGCCTTTATCTTCTGATTCTGGCGAGAGACGCTATTCCAGTGTGCGTAATTTGCCTTCATCTGAGGCTCGGGATTATCAGCCAGCAACAATACATGGGTATCAAGCTGCATCCTATCTTAGCCAGGTTGATAAAGGGAGAAATTTGGATAACTTAAATGGTCCAATGGAGTTGCCACAGTTGAAAGCTGCTTCCATAGCTAATACGAACTACAGGGAATCAGTTGCCTATGCTTTGGCAAAGAAGTTGCACAGTAATGGTTTAGGTGTGGGCCAACCGCCTGGGTTCCATAATGTAGCTGCCTCTAGAAATAGCCAGTTGCAATCTGAGAGGACCTCTTATGATTATTCGTCTTCTGGACCTGCAGTCAACATGGCCGGTTCAGTTAATGCTAAGAAATACCATAGTTTGCCTGACATTTCTGGATATGCCATCCCCCACAGGGCTGGTTATGCATCTACTAAAAATGCTCCATGGGATGGTTCCGTTGGCTATGGATCTTCTGTGGGTAGAGCATCTTATGAACTGTCATTATATTCAAATTCTGAATCAAGAGCGGGTGCTCCTTTGGCCTTTGATGAACTGTCTCCATCAAAAGTCTATCGAGAGGCACTCTCTAGTTCTGGTTTTGATACTGCATCCCTCTGGTCTAGGCAGCCTTTTGAGCAATTTGGGGTAGCTGATAAAACTCATAATGGGGGTTTGGAAGGTATCGGAACTAGGCCTAATAATATAACCCAGGAAGGTACTGCATTTGTGGATATTGAGAGAAAACTTCTTCAGTCTTTTAGACTATGCATTGTGAAGCTCTTAAAATTGGAGGGGTCGGATTGGCTGTTTAGCCAGTACGATGGGGTTGATGAGGATCTGATTGATCGTGTAGCTGCAAGGGAGAAATTTGTTTATGAAATTGAGTCTAGGGAAATGAATCCGGGCAACCATGTGGGTGAAGCTCATAATTTTTCTTCTGATGGGAAATCTGGTTCTTTGATGAAGAATAATGAGGCGAATTCCTCTACTTTGTTGGTGTCCTCGGTTCCTAACTGTGGGGAGGGATGTATTTGGAGATCAGAATTAATAATAAGCTTTGGAGTGTGGTGTATTCATCGAATTCTAAATTTTTCACTTATGGAGAGCCGGCCAGAGCTTTGGGGAAAGTACACCTATGTTCTTAATCGCCTTCAG GGCATCATTGATCCTGCATTTTCGAAGCCTCGCAGTCCTTTGGTCCCATGCTTTTGCCTTCAAGTTCCGGCATCACATCAACAGAAGTCCAGCCCCCCACTTTCTAATGGGGTGATGCTGCCCCCAACTTCGAAACCAGGCCGCGGAAAATGCACAACAGCATTGACACTGCTTGACCTGATCAAGGATGTGGAGATGGCGATCTCTTGCCGGAAAGGACGTACAGGAACTGCAGCTGGGGATGTGGCTTTCCCAAAAGGGAAGGAAAACCTGGCATCTGTTCTCAAACGGTACAAGCGAAGGCTTTCCAACAAAGCCGTTGGGACTAAGGAAGGAACTGGTTTGCGGAAGATGCCCACTTCGGCACCATACAACAACTTGTAG